CGAGGATGTCCGTGCCTGACGAAGGCTTGGTGTAACCCTGGATCACCCGGGGCAGTCTTGTGCCCGGTATCCTCGATCCCCGGGTTCGGCCCCCGAGGCGTGCCTGCGGGGTGAGGACTGATTCACTGACACGTCCAAATCATCCCCTCCATGTCCTCACGATCCTTCGATCGGTCACTTCGCCGGTGGTCGCTGCCGCTGGCGAGTTTGCTCTTGGTCCACGGAGTTGCCGGGTCGGCGTCGGGCGCCGATGCGGACAAGTACGCACGCAACTGGCCAGCCTGGCGCGGTCCGGCCGGGAACGGTCATGTGCTACACGGGAATCCGCCGCTGACATGGAGCGAGGAGAAGAACGTGAAGTGGAAGGTGGCGATCCCGGGGCGGGGCCATGCCACGCCGATCATCTGGGAGGACAAGGTGTTCGTGCTGACTACGGTGCCGGTGCGCGAGGGTGCGCGTCTGGAGAACCTGGCGCCGCAGGTGGCGGGCCAGGCGCAAGGTCAGCCGCGACCTCCTAGGGAGGGTGGGCGGCCTGGTGGGGGACGGCCGGGCGGGGGTGGATTCGGGGGGCGCGGGCCAGGGGGCGGCGAAGCGCCGGTGACCCCGATGGCGTTCACGGTGCTGTGCCTGGATCGGGCGACGGGGAAGCCGGTGTGGGAGCGGATTGCGCGGCAGGAACTCCCGCACGAACGGCGGTTGCAGCCCTCGAACAGTTACAGTTCGGGGTCGCCGGTGACGGATGGGGAACGGCTGTACGTGTCCTTCGGATCGCACGGATTGCATTGCTACGACTTCGAAGGGAACCGGATCTGGGAGAAGGACCTTGGGCGGGTGAACGTGACATTTGGAGAGGGGTCCTCGCCGACACTGGCCGGGGATGCGCTGATTGTCTTGCAGGACAACAATGGTCCGTCGTTCATCTACGCATTGGATAAGCGGACAGGCCGGGAGTTGTGGAAGACCGAGCGTCGTGAGGGATCCGGTTGGACCACGCCGCTGGTGCTTCAGGAGGGGGACCGGACGGAGGTGATCGTGAGCGGGTCCAATGCGGTGAGGGCCTACGATGCGAAGACGGGGGAGCAGATCTGGGAGTGCGCAGGACTGGGATCGAATCCGGTGCCGATGATCGTGGCGAACGAGACGGCGTTGTTCGCGATGTCCGGGCATCGGGACGAGACGGGTTTGGCGATCCGACGGGGGCGTCAGGGGAACCTGACCGGCACGGACGCGGTGCTGTGGACGAACAAGGATCGGATCACTCCGTACGTGCCGTCCCCGATGCTGTTCGATGATGTCCTGCTGTTCTGCCAGCGGACATCCGGAATTCTGTCGGCAGTGCATCCGATCACCGGCAAGGCCCATTATTCGCAGGAGCGGGTGAACGAATTGGGGAGTGTCTATGCGTCGCCGGTTCTGGCGGGGAACCGGATCTACTGGCCGGGACAGAACGGGGCGACGGTGGTGCTGGAGCGGTCGCGGGAGTTGAAGGTACTGGCGACCAACACGCTGAATGACGGGTTCGATGCGTCGCCGGCGGTGGTGGGGGATGAGCTGTTCCTGCGCGGTCGGGAGCATCTGTACTGCCTGGTTGAGCGCTGATGGATGCGGCTGTACGCCCGCCCTCGATGGGCGGGTTCCGCGGGGGGGGGTGCTCACCTTCGGAGGAGGGACTCCCCGAGGGTGAACACCTCCTGCGGGACCCCGAGGGATTTCTTGGTCTGGACATCGCGATCCCAGGGGTTGTCGAGGTCGGCGATCTTCTGACGCTCGGCGAGGGGGATGTGGAGGGGGTGATACCAGGGGGAGACGAGGGCGGTGTTGATGAGGGGAAAGTCCGAACCGTACACCAGGCGCCCACGGCATTCGGGGGCGGCGAGGACGTCGCGCAAGGCGCCCAGCCGGTTGACCTGGGTGAGTGCTGAGATGTCGGCGTGGAGGTTGGGGAATTCGCGCATCAGGTGCCGGAGCCGGTCGAAGTCGGATTCTCCCTCGTTCTCGCCGCCGGCGCCGGCATGGGCGGCGATGACGGTGACGCCAAGGGAGAGGGGCAGGCGCAGTCGGAGGGGGTCCGCGAGCGCGTCGCGGGCGGTGGTGAAGGACCGTTCGCCGCCGGTGTGGGTGAGGAGCGGCAGTCGGTGGTGGGCGAGGCGTTGATAGAAGGGCATCAACCTGGGATCGGCGGGATCGATGTCCATGATGGAGGGCAGCCACTTCAGCAGGACCGCCCCTTGGGCGACCACCTTGTCGAGACGTTCGAGGGCATCGTGGCGCAGGGGATGGACGGAGGCACCGAAGAGGAGGTTGGTGTGGTGTTTCACCGCGGCGGCGACGAAGTCGTTGGGGATGTAGACCTCGGTGCGGTCGCGGGCGAGTTCGCCCGAGGCGTCGATGGGACCGTCCATGGCGAGGACAACTGCCTGGTGGACGTGGCGGCTGCGGGCGAGGAGTTCCGAAAGGCGGCGGACCACCAACATGTCGCCGTGCTCGATCAGATCCGCCTCGGTCACATCGAAGGCGTCGAGGTAGATCTTGAATCGGAAGTTGGCCCGCATGGCCGGGGACACGAAGCAGCCGCTGTCGCCTGCGCCGATGCCGGCGATATGGCAGTGAAGGTCCACGATGGGCCGGTCGGGCAGGTCGGTGATTTCCTGGTAGGGGCCTTGGAAGAGCAGGGCGCGGGCAACCAGCAGGCCGACGGCGGCGAGCAGGGTGAGTGCGACCAGGAGCCGGCGCCGGCGCCTTGGGGGTGGGGGGACGCTCATCGGGAAAGAGAATCAACGGGCCGGGAGCCGGGTCAGGCGGTTTGGGGTGATTCCGTGAGCAACCGGGTCAGTTCGCGATGGTTGGTCTTCCCGGTGCCGAGTTTGGGGATCTCGCGGACGTGGCGGATTTCGCGGGGGACGCAGAGATTGCTGAAGCCTTTGCCACGGATCACAGCGCGCAGGTCTTCGAGCGCGAGTCGCGGTTCGTTGGTGGCGGCGACGAGCTTCTCGCCCTTTTCATCGTCGGGCATGGCCACCACGGCGACCTGGCAGCGCAGGCCGAACTGGGGGAAGGCGCCGGCGAGGGTGTCTTCGACGGCGGTAAGGCTGACCATTTCGCCGCTGATCTTGGCGAATCGTTTAAGGCGGCCGAGGACGTAGGCAAAGCCGTCCGCCTCGACCTTCACGATATCGCCGGTGTCGTACCAGCCCTTGAGGGCGAGGAAGGAGGCGTTGGCATCGGGATTCAGGTAACCCTGCATGACGTTTGGGCCGCGGACGAGGAGGCGGCCGCCTTCGGGCACGCCTTCCTGGGGTTCCAGTTTCCACTCGATGCCGGGGAGGAACCGGCCGACGGATCCGACCCGAGGTTCGAGGAGGGAATTGAGGCAGATTACCGGGCTGCACTCGGTGGCACCGTAGCCTTCGAGGACGCGGACCCCGAACTTGCGGGCGTAGAACTGGAAGGTGGATTCCTGGAGCTTTTCCGCGCCGGCCACCAGGAGGCGCACGGTTCGAAAGTCGTATGGGTGGGCCTTCCGGGCGTAGCCGTTGAGGAAGGTGGGGGTGCCGAACATGAGGGTGGTGTTGGTGTCGTACACCAGCGTCGGGACGATGCGGTAGTGGAGGGGCGACGGGTACAGGAAGCAGAAGACCCCGCGAACGAGAGGTGCGACGACGCCGGCCATGAGGCCGAAGGAGTGGAACAGGGGAAGGGCGTTGAAGAAGCGGTCGGTGTCCTGGATGTCGAGGGAGGCCAGCATCTGACGGAGGTTGGCCAGGAGGTTGCGGTGGGTGAGTTGGACTCCCTTGGGCAGGCCCTCGGAACCGCTGGTGAACAGCACGGCTGCGGTGTCGTCGCCTGACGCGCCGGTGCGAAGCGCGGCATGCCCGGTGAGCCAGCCTTTGAGGAGAGCGAGCAGGCGATCGGAACCCGGGATGCGGGAGCGGACGTCGTC
The Verrucomicrobiia bacterium DNA segment above includes these coding regions:
- a CDS encoding amidohydrolase family protein, whose product is MSVPPPPRRRRRLLVALTLLAAVGLLVARALLFQGPYQEITDLPDRPIVDLHCHIAGIGAGDSGCFVSPAMRANFRFKIYLDAFDVTEADLIEHGDMLVVRRLSELLARSRHVHQAVVLAMDGPIDASGELARDRTEVYIPNDFVAAAVKHHTNLLFGASVHPLRHDALERLDKVVAQGAVLLKWLPSIMDIDPADPRLMPFYQRLAHHRLPLLTHTGGERSFTTARDALADPLRLRLPLSLGVTVIAAHAGAGGENEGESDFDRLRHLMREFPNLHADISALTQVNRLGALRDVLAAPECRGRLVYGSDFPLINTALVSPWYHPLHIPLAERQKIADLDNPWDRDVQTKKSLGVPQEVFTLGESLLRR
- a CDS encoding PQQ-like beta-propeller repeat protein; translation: MSSRSFDRSLRRWSLPLASLLLVHGVAGSASGADADKYARNWPAWRGPAGNGHVLHGNPPLTWSEEKNVKWKVAIPGRGHATPIIWEDKVFVLTTVPVREGARLENLAPQVAGQAQGQPRPPREGGRPGGGRPGGGGFGGRGPGGGEAPVTPMAFTVLCLDRATGKPVWERIARQELPHERRLQPSNSYSSGSPVTDGERLYVSFGSHGLHCYDFEGNRIWEKDLGRVNVTFGEGSSPTLAGDALIVLQDNNGPSFIYALDKRTGRELWKTERREGSGWTTPLVLQEGDRTEVIVSGSNAVRAYDAKTGEQIWECAGLGSNPVPMIVANETALFAMSGHRDETGLAIRRGRQGNLTGTDAVLWTNKDRITPYVPSPMLFDDVLLFCQRTSGILSAVHPITGKAHYSQERVNELGSVYASPVLAGNRIYWPGQNGATVVLERSRELKVLATNTLNDGFDASPAVVGDELFLRGREHLYCLVER
- a CDS encoding AMP-binding protein, whose product is MKTLLLWFARLFFRFRAYNTGVLTQPGPVLLLANHLSWLDWLFLGVWLDDDWKFVTSSEAAELSWLHRKVMVNRRTFPIEVTSPYSLKRMAEFLEKGGRLVLFPEGRLSRTGALMKLFDGTGFLIFKTRAKVITAYLRGAQRVALSPHPGWKRWFTPVSAHFSDVLTPPHPEQVSTTEARGMLTAWLRDRMVHQQFEVEMTFGPRHLLDAVVEIGSRRPRFEVLRDTTQQGLTYRRLLVGTDLLARQWQTLLRPDVPRVGVLLPNVNATPVTLLSLWAAGRIPALLNFSTGPTVMLRCCELAGLQQIITSRLFLERARIDGRAFTDAGIELIYLDDVRSRIPGSDRLLALLKGWLTGHAALRTGASGDDTAAVLFTSGSEGLPKGVQLTHRNLLANLRQMLASLDIQDTDRFFNALPLFHSFGLMAGVVAPLVRGVFCFLYPSPLHYRIVPTLVYDTNTTLMFGTPTFLNGYARKAHPYDFRTVRLLVAGAEKLQESTFQFYARKFGVRVLEGYGATECSPVICLNSLLEPRVGSVGRFLPGIEWKLEPQEGVPEGGRLLVRGPNVMQGYLNPDANASFLALKGWYDTGDIVKVEADGFAYVLGRLKRFAKISGEMVSLTAVEDTLAGAFPQFGLRCQVAVVAMPDDEKGEKLVAATNEPRLALEDLRAVIRGKGFSNLCVPREIRHVREIPKLGTGKTNHRELTRLLTESPQTA